A single Nicotiana tabacum cultivar K326 chromosome 5, ASM71507v2, whole genome shotgun sequence DNA region contains:
- the LOC142181305 gene encoding uncharacterized protein LOC142181305 yields MAGEDNIADPVIETQNLVIEVMDSTNPLYMHPSENAGSSLVPMPFDGIGYRSWRRGVLRALSWERCDDMVTSWILNSLSKDIADSLQYVNDSKELWQEFEDGYDQTNRAKMYQLQKEINDLTQGSLDVTGYYTKMKKLWEELHTLNANTQCNCQCICGAKANMYKEEQDRRLIQFLMGLNEVYTVIRGSILMMNPLPTIAQVFSILIQEEKQREVRPHRYRGPRLFCDYCKRPGHTKDKCYKLHGFPQNFKFTKGRNVASAANVHGGLQKFPTGEHDLAESNGQNQHQTQIAPNLTKDQYNQLLSLLEKLHIGTVAETTNNITNGAVNFAGILVCCTYDEIIGDLSYKCSHLPANFWILDSGASNHMSYNKNLFTNTRVLPYPFLVTLPNGYRVKVTEIGDAPSMKIPLEIGRARNGLYFFCSECQSANLASFFSYGQTSLHHSVTGSPISADAITDSSPQDLFIVHTHEQQTTTNLDTATNVMPNSSTNSPIILPEPRKSSKVMGNISHESEPCSYEEATMNPAWQAAMTQEFEALYANHTWDLLVLPTGIDYTETFSPVVKMTTVRTLISVAVKKGWDLFQLDVNKAFLHGDLHEEASRQWYDKLTESLCSRGFVHSVNDYTLFYKKNAISSIFVVVYVDDFILTGTNLSEITALKNFLHDKFKIKDLGKLHYFLGLEIFYRTDGVLISQRKFATNLLKEYDCLGYTTVTSPLDCTVKLKATEGPLLADPTFYRKLMGKLNFLTNTRLDITYSVQHLSQFMQSPREPHLKAALHVLRYLKVDPTLGIFLSNSPDYTLRAYYDSDWAACPDSRRSVSGYVVLFGESAISWKSKKQDTVSLSSAEA; encoded by the exons ATGGCCGGAGAAGATAACATCGCTGATCCAGTCATTGAGACGCAAAATCTGGTGATAGAAGTTATGGATTCCACTAATCCTCTATATATGCATCCATCAGAAAATGCTGGATCAAGTTTGGTACCAATGCCTTTTGATGGAATAGGATATAGATCCTGGAGAAGAGGAGTTCTACGAGCATTATCT TGGGAAAGGTGCGACGATATGGTCACCTCATGGATTTTGAATTCACTTTCAAAGGATATAGCAGATAGCCTACAATATGTGAATGATTCAAAGGAACTTTGGCAAGAATTTGAAGACGGATATGACCAAACTAACAGAGCAAAAATGTATCAGCTTCAAAAGGAAATCAATGATTTAACCCAAGGCTCATTGGACGTCACTGGTTATTACACAAAGATGAAGAAACTTTGGGAGGAATTGCACACGTTGAATGCCAACACTCAGTGCAATTGCCAATGCATTTGTGGAGCAAAGGCAAATATGTATAAGGAAGAGCAAGATAGGAGGCTAATTCAATTTTTAATGGGCTTAAATGAGGTATACACAGTAATAAGAGGTAGCATCTTAATGATGAATCCACTGCCCACAATAGCCCAAGTATTCTCAATTTTGATTCAGGAGGAAAAGCAACGTGAAGTTAGACCACACA GGTACAGAGGTCCACGTCTGTTCTGTGACTACTGTAAAAGGCCAGGCCATACCAAGGACAAGTGCTACAAATTACATGGCTTCCCACAGAATTTCAAGTTCACAAAAGGTAGAAATGTAGCATCAGCAGCAAATGTACATGGAGGACTTCAAAAATTTCCTACCGGAGAACATGATCTAGCTGAGAGCAATGGACAAAATCAACATCAAACTCAAATTGCACCAAACCTGACCAAGGACCAGTACAATCAGCTACTGAGCCTATTGGAGAAACTTCATATTGGAACTGTAGCTGAGACCACAAACAACATCACAAATGGAGCTGTAAACTTCGCAGGTATATTGGTTTGTTGTACTTATGATGAAATCATTGGTGATCTTTCATATAAGTGTTCACATTTACCTGCTAACTTTTGGATTTTGGATTCTGGTGCATCAAATCACATGTCCTATAACAAGAACTTATTCACCAACACTAGAGTCTTGCCATATCCCTTCTTAGTTACCCTTCCAAATGGTTATAGGGTTAAAGTGACAGAAATAGGTGAT GCCCCTTCAATGAAGATACCTCTAGAGATTGGTAGAGCAAGAAATGGTCTGTACTTCTTCTGCTCAGAGTGTCAATCAGCAAATCTAGCTTCTTTTTTCAGTTATG GGCAGACTTCCCTTCACCATTCTGTCACTGGTTCACCTATATCTGCTGATGCTATTACAGATTCCTCTCCACAAGACTTATTCATTGTGCACACACATGAGCAACAAACAACAACCAATCTGGACACTGCCACCAATGTTATGCCTAATTCCTCTACTAATTCTCCTATCATATTGCCTGAACCTAGAAAATCCTCAAAG GTCATGGGGAACATTTCTCATGAGAGTGAACCATGTTCATATGAGGAGGCAACCATGAACCCTGCTTGGCAAGCAGCTATGACACAAGAATTTGAGGCCTTATATGCTAATCACACTTGGGATCTATTGGTTTTGCCTACAG GGATAGATTATACAGAGACCTTCTCCCCCGTTGTCAAAATGACAACTGTCAGAACATTGATAAGTGTAGCTGTGAAGAAAGGTTGGGATCTTTTCCAATTAGATGTTAATAAAGCCTTTCTGCATGGAGATTTGCATGAAGAA GCAAGCAGACAATGGTATGACAAACTTACAGAATCTCTTTGTTCAAGAGGTTTTGTACATTCAGTAAATGACTACACCCTTTTCTACAAGAAGAATGCTATTTCCAGCATATTTGTGGTTGTATATGTGGATGATTTCATTCTCACAGGGACAAACTTAAGTGAGATTACAGCATTGAAGAATTTCCTACATGATAAATTCAAAATCAAGGATTTGGGCAAATTGCACTATTTCTTGGGTCTAGAGATATTCTATAGGACTGATGGAGTGCTCATTTCCCAGAGAAAGTTTGCCACAAATTTATTGAAGGAGTATGACTGTCTGGGTTATACTACAGTGACTTCTCCACTTGACTGTACTGTCAAACTAAAGGCAACTGAAGGACCACTATTGGCAGACCCCACATTCTATAGGAAACTTATGGGAAAGCTAAATTTTCTCACAAATACAAGGTTGGATATCACCTATAGTGTGCAACACCTGAGTCAATTTATGCAATCTCCAAGAGAACCACATCTCAAAGCTGCATTGCACGTGCTTAGATATCTAAAGGTCGATCCTACACTGGGCATTTTCTTGTCCAACAGCCCTGACTATACTTTGAGAGCATATTATGATTCAGATTGGGCCGCCTGCCCTGATTCAAGAAGATCAGTGAGTGGGTATGTAGTCCTGTTTGGAGAAAGTGCAATCAGTTGGAAATCAAAGAAGCAAGATACAGTCTCGTTGTCGTCTGCAGAAGCTTAA